A part of Cryptococcus neoformans var. neoformans JEC21 chromosome 4 sequence genomic DNA contains:
- a CDS encoding peptide transporter, putative, translating into MTTHANAIQDFEAAPVPSAAIPSSEDKTSAAGPVTLSYGDKKDSLPDVSVGDAGAIDYITEEVEPTDEEFAVLKKVHGKMPWVCIAMCAIELSERASYYGITGVVQNFIKNPLPEGGNGAGAVAPGAAGTNQSAGALGRGSVQSSACYNAFVFLANVFPIMGGILADTRWGRFKTVAIGTAVGAFAHILMVVVTIPQVLRTGNGLGPFLVSFYILSFAAGFIKPCLATLLCDQSPVKKPVITTTKTGERVILDPQTTVQRYLLIFYWCINVGGFFAIASSYSARFVGFWLAYLLPGIVYMLMPIVLVVCYKRLYKAPPQGSVTLEAMKVLYLIIKKGGFVKMFKGGEEFWQTAKPSYILAKEGSVDTSKIFWDDLFVDEIRQSIAACGVFALIPIFNLADGGIGSQENDMSTAMTLNNAPNDVISNFNPLTIIVATPIITYGLYPFFDKIGHPIKPMTRMAIGFILGMANMIYGAVIQWKIYSISECGWYASTCDTVTSISIWAQIPLYSLPAIGEIFVNVTSYELAYTRAPARMKGLVYALCLFNQAISSAIGLACSNAIQDPYLIWPYVALAIACLICAVLCPTYFRHLNDPVRTFADPARQAGKLQELEPLTAARASQNELNEKADEKA; encoded by the exons ATGA CCACACATGCAAATGCCATCCAAGATTTTGAGGCGGCACCAGTGCCGTCTGCTGCCATCCCTTCATCTGAAGACAAGACTTCCGCCGCTGGTCCTGTGACGCTAAGTTACGGCGACAAGAAGGATTCATTGCCCGATGTTTCGGTTGGCGACGCTGGTGCCATCGACTACATTAcggaggaggtggagcCTACTGACGAGGAATTTGCTGTATTAAAAAA AGTGCACGGGAAGATGCCATGGGTTTGCATTGCCATGTGTGCTATTGAGCTTTCCGAGCGA GCGTCGTACTATGGTATCACTGGTGTCGTTCAAAATTTTATCAAGAACCCTCTTCCCGAAGGTGGTAatggtgctggtgctgtTGCTCCTGGTGCTGCCGGTACAAATCAGTCTGCCGGTGCACTAGGTCGAGGTTCTGTTCAATCTTCTGCTTGTTACAA TGCGTTCGTCTTTCTTGCTAATGTTTTCCCCATTATGGGAGGTATCCTCGCAGACACAAGATGGGGTCGTTTTAAGACCGTTGCTATTGGTACCGCCGTTGGAGCCTTTGCGCATATTTTAATGGTTGTTGTCACCATCCCTCAAGTCCTCCGTACTGGCAATGGTCTCGGTCCTTTCCTTGTCTCATTCTACATCTTATCCTTTGCTGCTGGTTTCATCAAGCCTTGCCTGGCCACTTTGCTCTGTGACCAAAGCCCTGTGAAGAAGCCTGTTATCACTACTACTAAAACTGGTGAGAGGGTCATTCTTGATCCCCAGACCACCGTTCAACGATACCTTCTCATC TTCTACTGGTGTATCAACGTCGGCGGCTTCTTTGCCATTGCTTCTTCATACTCTGCACGTTTTGTCGGCTTTTGGCTGGCTTACCTTCTGCCCGGTATCGTGTACATGCTCATGCCTATCGTCTTGGTCGTCTGCTATAAACGACTCTATAAGGCCCCCCCTCAGGGTTCTGTCACCCTTGAAGCGATGAAAGTCTTGTACCTTATCATAAAGAAGGGAGGTTTCGTCAAGATGTTCAAGGGAGGTGAAGAATTCTGGCAGACAGCTAAACCGAGTTATATCTTGGCCAAGGAAGGCTCGGTCGACACTTCCAAGATCTTCTGGGATGATTTGTTTGTGGATGAAATTAGGCAGTCTATTGCAGCTTGTGGTGTCTTCGCCCTTATTCCTATTTTCAACCTTGCCGACGGTGGTATTGGTTCACAGGAGAACGACATGTCAACTGCCATGACTCTGAACA ACGCTCCTAACGATGTTATTTCAAACTTTAACCCTCTTACTATCATCGTCGCCACACCTATCATTACCTACGGTCTTTACCCCTTCTTTGACAAGATCGGTCACCCCATCAAGCCCATGACCCGAATGGCTATTGGCTTCATTCTTGGTATGGCCAACATGATCTATGGCGCGGTCATCCAGTGGAAGATCTACTCCATTTCTGAGTGTGGCTGGTACGCATCTACTTGTGACACCGTCACCAGTATTTCTATCTGGGCTCAGATTCCTCTTTACTCGCTTCCCGCCATTGGTGAAATCTTTGTCAATGTTACATCTTACGAGCTGGCCTACACTCGTGCTCCTGCGCGAATGAAGGGCCTGGTTTATGCTTTGTGTTTGTTCAACCAAGCTATCTCCTCTGCTATTGGTCTCGCGTGCTCCAACGCCATTCAAGACCCGTACCTCATTTGGCCTTACGTCGCCCTTGCCATCGCCTGTTTGATCTGTGCCGTTCTTTGCCCTACCTACTTCCGACACCTCAACGACCCTGTGCGAACCTTTGCCGATCCCGCCAGGCAGGCTGGTAAGCTTCAAGAGCTTGAGCCTCTCACTGCTGCTCGTGCGTCGCAAAACGAGCTTAATGAGAAGGCCGATGAGAAGGCTTAG
- a CDS encoding hydroxyacylglutathione hydrolase, putative, translated as MLTPSARISAPRFSRQLSTSLISKMKVLPYKARSDNWMYLIIDSSNEAAVVDPYDANKISGAVKEQRANVTSLITTHHHADHSGGNSKFLSLHPNLKVYAGSTQSPGTNTVVKDGDTFTLGQDITVKCLHTPCHTQDSICFFLEDKKTGQRGVFTGDTLFLAGCGRFFEGTPEEMHAALTKLSNLPEDTIVYNGHEYTKGSAKFGLTIEPDNQHLKELLKKAENDSCTTGKSTIGDEKNWNVFMRLDTPQAKQATGKTEAVEIMGRLREMKNAM; from the exons ATGCTCACCCCTTCTGCTCGTATATCAGCACCAAGATTCTCAAGGCAACTCTCTACCTCCCTCAT CTCCAAAATGAAAGTATTGCCATACAAAGCGAGATCAGACAACTGGATGTACCTCATAATAGACTCCTCAAATGAGGCAGCTGTAGTCGACCCCTACGATGCCAACAAGATTTCAGGCGCCGTCAAGGAGCAGCGTGCGAATGTGACGAGCCTGATCACAACCCATCACCATGCGGATCATTCGGGCGGAAACAGCAAGTTT TTATCACTTCACCCAAATCTCAAGGTCTACGCGGGGTCTACTCAAAGCCCAGGTACGAACACTGTGGTCAAGGATGGGGATACTTTCACTCTTGGTCAGGATATAACCGTGAA ATGCCTTCACACACCTTGCCATACGCAGGATTccatctgcttcttcctcgagGATAAGAAAACAGGCCAAAGAGGTGTATTCACTGG AGACACTCTATTCCTTGCTGGATGCGGTCGATTTTTTGAAG GTACCCCCGAGGAGATGCATGCCGCCCTCACCAAACTCTCTAACCTTCCTGAAGATACGATCGTGTACAACGGTCACGAATATACCAAAGGGTCGGCCAAATTCGGCCTCACGATTGAGCCAGATAACCAGCACCTCAAGGA ACTTCTCAAGAAGGCCGAAAATGACTCGTGCACCACCGGCAAGTCAACAATCGGCGATGAAAAGAACTGGAACGTGTTTATGAGACTCGACACTCCTCAGGCTAA ACAAGCCACTGGGAAGACTGAAGCTGTAGAAATAATGGGCCGCttgagggagatgaagaatgctATGTGA
- a CDS encoding expressed protein has product MAPLERQKAYACFGVGLSLFATLALSSPFHQKPLSYDSVESIKGCFSPSDLSSSSPNDNPPYVPHINYAAFDKDDDGSTPPPDYMTLYPLHVFGSREERVNLMFFSDGYTVGEEEKFVKDASKLKDDIVSHGGAMSHVAHLLNVWATFVPSNGSGIGSHDRPLEGASFGLYRPGAELRAVFVNNPRRARAACRWFRENKAKQGGCDQPILLGNDPLYGGLGGEFTVITASELNGPLVLRHELGHSIMDVGEEYDGGYAYFGVNSDRYKRRDALKWREFLTNPESSRIEDVRVPLQVYPWHDLDISSWEISFNSSNLISPQNGVSCYPTALLRASLSSIPYSSHVVLVLNGCTLDLADGFPKAWEGSSDRRWLEVPLTLETGLQPGCNTIKVALTDEGRRARAGQGGKMIASLEIIEYGGDGRFNHTEGFIGAFPTYAMDGRVRLRPTNEGCLMRKIDHPTFCPVCAHYLGNRLENIIKNH; this is encoded by the exons ATGGCACCACTCGAACGACAAAAGGCGTACGC CTGTTTCGGGGTTGGTCTTTCGCTGTTTGCGACCCTCGCCTTATCATCGCCGTTTCATCAGAAACCTCTATCTTATGATTCGGTGGAATCAATCAAGGGATGTTTTTCGCCCTCTGAcctatcatcttcttcgcctaATGATAATCCACCTTATGTTCCGCACATTAACTATGCCGCTTTTGataaagatgatgatgggagCACGCCTCCTCCAGACTATATGACCCTCTATCCTTTACATGTTTTTGGGTCGAGAGAAGAACGGGTGAACTTGATGTTCTTTTCGGACGGAT ACACTgtaggagaggaagaaaaattTGTGAAAGATGCCTCAAAGCTCAAGGATGACATTGTTTCCCATGGGGGCGCCATGAGCCATGTGGCCCATCTGTTGAATGTATGGGCAACGTTTGTACCATCAAATGGA TCAGGTATAGGCTCCCATGACAGACCTCTTGAAGGCGCCTCCTTTGGCCTATATCGCCCTGGGGCGGAACTAAGAGCAGTATTCGTGAATAATCCTAGGCGAGCAAGAGCAGCCTGCAGGTGGTTCAGAGAGAACAAGGCAAAGCAAGGAGGGTGTGACCAGCCGATATTGCTTG GCAATGACCCCTTGTACGGTGGTCTTGGTGGAGAATTCAC AGTCATCACTGCTTCTGAGCTAAACGGACCCCTTGTTCTACGGCATGAACTTGGACACAGCATTATGGACGTGGGAGAGGAATACGACGGAG GGTATGCTTATTTTGGAGTCAATTCTGACAGATACAAACGACGCGACGCTCTGAAATGGCGTGAATTTTTGACGAATCCTGAAAGCTCGAGAATAGAGGATGTCAGAGTCCCATTACAGGTATACCC CTGGCATGATCTTGATATCTCATCTTGGGAAATATCATTCAACTCGTCAAATCTAATTTCTCCTCAAAATGGCGTTTCCTGTTATCCCACCGCACTGCTGCGGGCCTCTCTGTCTTCCATTCCTTACTCTTCACATGTTGTTTTAGTATTAAATGGCTGTACTCTAGACCTCGCTGATGGCTTCCCGAAAGCTTGGGAAGGTTCATCGGACCGTCGATGGTTGGAGGTACCTTTAACTTTGGAAACGGGCCTCCAGCCGGGGTGTAATACAATTAAGGTGGCACTCACggacgagggaagaagagcaagagcaggacaaggaggaaagatgatTGCAAGTTTAGAAATCATAGAGTATGGGGGGGATGGACG TTTTAACCATACAGAAGGCTTCATTGGCGCATTTCCAACGTATGCGATGGATGGTAGGGTACGCCTACGACCT ACCAATGAAGGGTGtctgatgaggaaaatCGACCATCCGA CTTTTTGCCCTGTTTGTGCCCATTATCTAGGAAACCGCCTGGAGAATATCATTAAAAATCACTGA
- a CDS encoding dihydrolipoyllysine-residue acetyltransferase, putative, which yields MLSFAQVAKRSAAVSFRRQAVASRTLRTSAPSNVLSKFAMPAMSPTMTEGGVAQWKKKEGESFSAGDVLIEIETDKATIDVEAQDDGIMAKIIAQDGTKNIAVGTPIAIIGEEGDDLSQADALAAESQSESAPSQKEAAPKEEKTAPKEEKSESSTTPAVGVPGEQKSGAGDAQTSPAKAPEHPSKGDRPKFFASPLARKIALENGIPLAEIKGTGPNGRIVEADVKNYKPSAAAASTPAAGKSAAVPADYEDIPTSNMRRTIGKRLTESKQQLPHYYVTVEVNMDRVLKLREVFNKAGESKTKLSVNDFIVKAASLALADVPEANSAWLGETIRTYKKADICVAVATPNGLITPIIKDVGAKGLATISAETKALASRARDGKLKPEEYQGGSFTISNLGMFGVDEFTAIINPPQSCILAVGKTTTKLELAPEDPKGFKAVQVMKVTLSADHRTVDGAVGARWLKAFREYMEQPLTFML from the exons ATGTTGTCCTTCGCACAGGTGGCCAAACGCTCCGCAGCGGTCAGTTTCAGGAGGCAGGCCGTGGCCTCAAGAA CTCTTCGTACTTCTGCGCCTTCTAACGTGCTCAGCAAGTTCGCCATGCCTGCCATGTCTCCTACTATGACTGAAGGTGGTGTTGCTCagtggaaaaagaaggaaggagaaagttTCTCCGCCGGTGACGTGCTTATTGAAATCGAGACGGACAAGGCCACCATCGACGTTGAGGCTCAGGACGATGGTATTATGGCCAAGATCATT GCTCAAGATGGTACTAAGAACATCGCTGTCGGCACCCCTATCGCCATCATtggtgaagagggtgaTGACCTCTCTCAAGCCGATGCCCTCGCCGCGGAGTCCCAGTCTGAATCTGCTCCTTCTCAGAAGGAAGCGGCTcccaaggaagagaagaccGCTCccaaggaggaaaagtcTGAGTCTTCAACCACCCCCGCTGTCGGTGTCCCTGGTGAACAGAAGTCTGGTGCTGGTGATGCCCAAACATCTCCTGCTAAGGCTCCCGAGCACCCTAGTAAGGGCGACAGGCCCAAGTTCTTCGCCAGTCCCCTCGCTAGGAAGATTGCTTTGGAGAATGGTATCCCCTTGGCTGAGATCAAGGGTACTGGACCCAATGGCAGGATCGTTGAG GCCGATGTTAAGAACTACAAGCCTTctgccgccgccgcttCCACTCCCGCCGCGGGCAAGTCCGCTGCTGTGCCTGCCGATTACGAGGATATCCCAACCTCTAACATGCGCAGAACCATTGGCAAGCGATTGACTGAAAGCAAGCAGCAATTGCCTCATTACTATGTGACTGTGGAAGTCAACATGG ACCGAGTGTTGAAGCTTAGAGAAGTATTCAACAAGGCCGGTGAAAGCAAGACAAAGCTATCTGTTAATGACTTTA TCGTCAAGGCTGCGTCTTTGGCTCTTGCGGACGTCCCCGAGGCTAACTCTGCTTGGCTTGGTGAGACTATCCGCACCTACAAGAAGGCCGACATCTGTGTCGCTGTCGCTACCCCCAACGGTCTCATTACCCCCATCATCAAAGACGTCGGTGCCAAGGGTCTTGCCACTATTTCTGCCGAGACCAAGGCTCTTGCCTCCCGTGCTCGTGATGGGAAGCTCAAGCCGGAAGAGTACCAAGGCGGCTCTTTCACCATTTCCAACCTCGGCATGTTCGGCGTCGACGAATTTACTGCCATCATCAACCCCCCTCAATCTTGTATCCTTGCTGTCGGCAAGACCACAACTAAACTCGAGCTTGCTCCTGAAGACCCGAAGGGCTTCAAGGCCGTTCAGGTTATGAAGGTGACTTTGAGCGCTGACCACAGGACTGTGGACGGCGCGGTTGGAGCGAGGTGGTTGAAGGCTTTCAGGGAATACATGGAACAACCCCTCACTTTTATGCTTTAG
- a CDS encoding lanosterol synthase, putative, with protein MPTITNTFISFPPFTDTFMAQYTPPATDLTAWRLKVSEDSHGQQKWVYLSDPAQRKEWPQMNIEKYWLGLDVEVPELEEPKTPLDAARNGYRFYKELQSEDGHFSTEYGGPLFLIPGLIIALYVTGQSLRHEQAIEMRRYLFNKRRKEGGWGLHTAAPPTVYGTVMNYVALRMLGMGPDEGPMTEIRSLIHKMGGATGIPTWGKVWLSILGAYEWDGVGSVPPELWLLPDWAPFAPWRWWIHVRQVFTPMSFLYGTRFVGPFTPLVFSLRQELYVEPYETINWPSQRSNISSYDIYSPHHPILDMAHQLLAVYEKLPHVPILSSRLPLRKVALDKVYRMITYEDENTTYQTVGPVSKAFHIVCRFAREGPNSEAFKSHLSRIDDFLWLSKSGLMMMGTNGSQMWDTGFMAQAAVETGLAEESEFKESVKGMLDWLDKAQMRENPKWYKEGYRHRTKGAWPFSTPEQSYTVSDCTAEGLKAVLALQHLDYTPKPVGLDRMRDAVDTLLSMQNKSGGFASYELTRGSTKLEWLNAAEVFGDIMIDYTYPECTTSVLSALKYFSKVDTEYRAADIELTIRRAIQYIHDIQRPDGSWYGSWGICFTYATMFALESLGIAGETCANSDKVRRACDFLVGHQMEDGGWGETYMSCVTGKYAQHDQSQVVQTAWAILALIYGQYRDKTVIERAAKLIMSRQLKDGRWEQEDTEGIFNKNCAIDYPAFKFVFCIWALGRADKYLRS; from the exons ATGCCAACAATAACCAACACATTCATTTCTTTCCCACCTTTCACCGATACATTCATGGCCCAGTACACACCCCCAGCAACTGACCTCACAGCATGGAGGCTCAAGGTATCCGAAGACTCGCATGGCCAACAGAAGTGGGTGTACCTCTCTGATCCTGcgcagaggaaggaatggcCCCAGATGAACATTGAAAAGTACTGGCTTGGCTTGGATGTG GAGGTGCCCGAGTTAGAAGAACCAAAGACACCCCTTGACGCGGCACGTAACGGCTACAGGTTCTACAAGGAGCTTCAAAGCGAGGATGGTCATTTCTCTACAGAGTATGGAG GTCCACTATTCCTCATACCTGGGTTGATCATCGCCCTCTACGTTACTGGCCAGTCATTGCGCCACGAACAAGCCATTGAGATGCGCCGCTATTTATTTAacaaaaggagaaaggaaggtggCTGGGGATT GCATACTGCTGCACCGCCCACCGTATATGGAACCGTGATGAACTATGTCGCGCTGCGAATGCTGGGTATGGGCCCTGATGAAGGACCGATGACGGAGATCCGATCGTTAATACATAAGATGG GAGGGGCAACCGGCATTCCTACGTGGGGCAAGGTCTGGTTGAGTATTTTGGGAGCGTACGAGTGGGACGGCGTGGGGTCGGTGCCTCCCGAGTTATGGTTGCTGCCTGATTGGGCACCATTCGCTCCTTGGAGATGG TGGATTCATGTTCGACAGGTTT TCACCCCTATGAGCTTCCTGTATGGTACTCGGTTTGTTGGTCCCTTTACTCCTCTTGTTTTCAGTCTTCGTCAG GAACTCTATGTCGAGCCGTATGAGACCATCAACTGGCCATCTCAACGATCCAACATATCATCTTATGATATTTactctcctcatcacccCATCCTTGACATGGCTCATCAGCTCCTGGCGGTTTATGAAAAACTACCACATGTACCCATTCTCTCTTCTAGGCTCCCCCTACGCAAAGTCGCTCTGGACAAGGTTTATCGAATGATCACTTATGAAGACGAGAACACAACCTACCAGACTGTTGGTCCGGTCTCAAAAGCCTTTCACATCGTTTGTCGCTTTGCCCGTGAAGGTCCCAACAGTGAGGCGTTTAAATCCCACCTTTCCAGGATTGACGACTTTTTGTGGCTAAGCAAGAGTGgtctgatgatgatgggcaCCAATGGTTCACAGATGTGGGATACGGGATTTATGGCTCAGGCCGCCGTGGAAACTGGGTTAGCAGAGGAGTCCGAGTTCAAAGAAAGTGTAAAGGGGATGCTGGACTGGTTGGACAAGGCGCAGATGAGAGAGAATCCAAAGTGGTACAAAGAGGGTTATCGACACCGCACCAAGGGTGCTTGGCCATTCTCCACTCCCGAGCAAAGTTATACAGTCAGCGACTGTACAGCTGAGGGACTCAAGGCTGTGCTGGCCCTTCAGCACCTGGATTATACGCCAAAGCCTGTCGGGCTGGATAGGATGCGTGACGCGGTTGACACTCTGTTATCGATGCAGAACAAAAGCGGTGGTTTTGCAAGCTATGAGTTGACCAGAGGCAGTACCAAGTTGGAGTGGTTAAATGCAGCTGAAGTCTTCG GAGACATCATGATAGATTATACGTACCCGGA GTGCACGACCTCTGTATTATCGGCCTTGAAATACTTTTCTAAAGTTGATACAGAGTATCGAGCAGCGGATATTGA ACTTACGATACGCAGAGCCATTCAATACATTCACGATATCCAACGTCCCGACGGTTCGTGGTATGGTTCATG GGGTATTTGTTTCACCTATGCCACTATGTTTGCACTTGAATCCCTTGGCATAGCGGGTGAGACCTGCGCCAACTCGGACAAGGTGAGACGAGCTTGTGACTTTTTGGTTGGACAccagatggaagatggtggatggggtGAAACTTACATG TCGTGCGTAACTGGCAAATACGCCCAACATGACCAGTCCCAGGTGGTCCAAACGGCATGGGCCATTCTTGCTCTCATCTATGGACAATATCGCGACAAAACTGTTATTGAACGCGCTGCGAAACTTATAATGAGCCGACAATTGAAGGATGGTAGATGGGAACAGGAGGATACCGAGGGTATATTCAACAAGAACTGTGCCATAGATTATCCTG CGTTCAAATTCGTGTTCTGTATCTGGGCGTTGGGGAGGGCGGACAAATATTTGAGGTCATAG